The DNA segment CACGGCCGTACCGGCCCCGGCGAGCATACCGACCGGTAGGCATGGTGGGGAGTCCCCGCGGTGGTTCAGTCCGCCGGGTCGAGCACGCGGCCCAGGTAGGCCCGCAGGAGTTCCCGTGTCTCATGGATGATCGCCGGGTCGCCGTCCGGGTCGGCGCGGAAGGCGAGCTGGATGAGGGTGTCCGCGCTCTCCACGGCCACCAGCAGGACGCGGCGCAGGTCGTCGTCGGGGGTGCGGCCGAGATAGCCGGCGATGAGACTGCCGAGCCGGTCGGCGACGCGGGTGTTGGGCGCGGCGCCCCGGGTGCCGACCGGTATCTGGTTGCCGAAGTCGACCAGGGCGAAGCCGGGCGCGGTGCGCTTCATGCCGAGGTACTCGTCCAGGATGACGTCCATCGCCGCGCGCCAGTCGCCGGGCGGCGCCTCCCGCAGCCGGGCGGTGACGTGCTCGGCGTAGTGGCGCAGGTTGCGCTGGGCGAGGGCGTCGGCCATCTGCCGCTTGTTGCCGAAGAAGCGGTACACCGAGCCGATGGGCACCTCGGCCCGCTCGGCGACCGCGCGGGTGGTCAGCGCCTCGTAGCCGACCTCGTCCAGGAGAGCGGCGCACGCGTCGAGAATTCTGGTCAGCCGTTCGGCACTGCGCCGCTGAACGGGGGCGCGCCTGAGGGATGTCGCATGGGGCACGGCCACATGATGCCTCGCCATGGGCAGGCGGAGAAGGGCGGGGAGTCCCCATGGGCCCCGCGTACACCCCCGTGCGGCCGGTTCTCGCGCTCCGGCCGGGTGAAGGGCGCGTTCGCCTCTTGCGCACACCCCCCGGCATTCCTACGGTGCTCCATAGGAATGCCGGAGCAGCGTGTGCGCAAGGGAGCGATCATGACCGATGGGGGTACCTCCCGCGTGAGCGGGTTCGAGCGTGGGGGAGCGCGGAAGACCGCCGAAGCACTGGCGTACCTGACCGGGTTCGGCAACGAACACTCCTCCGAGGCGGTGCCCGGCGCCCTGCCCGACGGCCGCAACTCACCGCAGCGCGCACCGCTCGGCCTGTACGCGGAGCAGCTCAGCGGTACGGCGTTCACCGAGCCCCGCGCCCACAACCGCCGCTCCTGGCTGTACCGCATCCGCCCCTCGGCCGCGCACCCCGCCTTCACCCGCACCGCCAACGGCGCGATCCGCACGGCCCCCTTCGCCGAGACCGTGCCCGACCCCAACCGGCTGCGCTGGAGCCCGCTGCCCGAGCCACTGCCGGGCACCGACTTCCTGGCCGGCCTGTGGACACTGGGCGGCAACGGCGACGCGACCCAGCGCAGCGGCATGGCCGTGCACCTCTATCACGCCAACTCCTCGATGGAACGGGTGTTCTCGGACGCCGACGGCGAGCTGCTGATCGTCCCCGAGCGGGGCGGACTGCTGCTGCACACCGAGTTCGGCCGCCTCCATGTGGAGCCCGCACATGTGGCGCTCATCCCCCGTGGAGTCCGCTTCCGTGTGGAGCTGCTGGACGACTCGGCCCGGGGTTATGTGTGCGAGAACTATGGCGCGCCCTTCCGCCTTCCCGACCTGGGCCCCATCGGCGCCAACGGCCTGGCCAACGCCCGCGACTTCCGGGCGCCGGTCGCCGCGTACGAGGAGGTCGAGGGCCCGGTGGAGGTGGTCAACAAGTACTGCGGCAACCTCTGGACGGCCACCTACGACCACTCCCCGCTCGACGTGGTCGCCTGGCACGGCAACTATGTGCCGTACGCCTATGACCTGCGCCGGTTCAATGTGATCGGCACCATCTCCTACGACCACCCGGACCCGTCGATCTTCACCGTCCTGACCTCCCCCTCGGACACTCCCGGACTGGCGGGCGCGGACTTCGTGGTCTTCGCCCCGCGCTGGCTGGTCGGCGAGGACACCTTCCGGCCGCCGTACTTCCACCGGAACGTGATGAGCGAGTACATGGGCCTGATCGAGGGCGCCTACGACGCCAAGGCGGAAGGGTTCGTGCCCGGCGGTGGCTCGCTGCACAACATGATGTCGGCGCACGGCCCGGACCGGGAGACCTTCGACCGGGCGAGCGCGGCCGAACTGCGCCCGCAGCGGATCGACGACGGGCTGGCCTTCATGTTCGAGACCCGCTGGCCGATCGCCCTCACCCCGGACGCGGCCCGCGCGGACCACCTCCAGCGGGACTACGACGACGTGTGGCGCGGACTGGAGCCGCACTTCCGCACGCCCTGACGATCCCAGCCCCAACTCCGATGTGTGACCGCTCCGTTGCGCCGACCGGTCCGGACAGGTACGGATAGCCGCGTGACCTCTTTCGCCCCGGACTCGATCGTCCTGAACCGCAAACTGCCGCTCTGGTACCAGGTGTCGCAGTCGCTGCGGGCCTCCATCCTGGGCCGCTCCCCCGAGGACCCGCTGCGGCTGCCCACCGAGGAGCGGCTGGCCGGGCACTACGGGGTGAGCGTGCTGACGATGCGGCAGGCGCTGAAAGAGCTGGAGGACGAGGGGCTGATCAGCCGGCACCGGCGGCGCGGCACCTTCATCGAGCCGGGGGTGCGGCGCGGGGCGCCGGTGAGGCTGCTGGGCTCGGTGGACGCGATCGTGGCCCAGCAGTCCGGGATGACGGCCGAACTGCTGGACGCGGCGCGGGTCCCGGTGCCGCCCCTGTGGGCGGAGCACTTCCCGGACCTCGACGAGGTGGCGGTCTACCACCGGCTGCGCGGGGACGCGAAGACCGGCGAGCCGACCAACCACGCCGTCAACCATGTGCGCCCGGAGCTGGCCGACCGGATCGACCCGGCCGATCTGGCCCGGTGGCCGATGACCAAGGTGCTGCGGGACGTGGTGGGCGCCGACATCAGCCGGATCACCGACACGGTGGAGGCCCGTCTCGCCGACCCGGAGACCGCGCGGCTGCTCCAGGTGCCGCTACTGAGCCCGATCCTGCACTACACAGGGGTCACCTACGACTCGGCGGGCCGGGTGCTGGACGTGGCGGTCATCCAGTACCGGGGCGACCGCTTCTCCTTCACCGTCACCCTGGAGGCGACCTGAGCGCCGCCCGCACCTCCGCCCCCGTTCCGGTACCCCGTCCGGGCCGAGGCCGTAGCATTCCGGGCGTGACGTACGAGGACGCGCCGCCGCTGGCGGACCTCATGCCGTGGTCCGTCGCACCGCTGCGGCCGGGCCGCGCCTGGCCGACGGCACCCGACCCGGCGTCCCTGAGGGCCCGTTGGACGGCCCTGCTGGCGGCCGAGGGGCCGGAGCGGGAGGCCCTGTTCGAGCCGACCCGCTCGCGCACCGTCCATTCGGCGGTGGCGCAGCTGCCCGGCCGGAGCACCGGTACCGAGCGGCTGGCGCGGGCCTCGGGGCCGTGCCCGGAGCCGGTGCGGGTGCTCGCGGCGCCGTTCGACGAGCGCTGGCTGATTCCGGACCACCGGCTGCTCGACCTCGCCCGCCCGGAGCTGTGGCGGGTGGCGGACGAGCGGCAGGTGTTCGTGGTGGAGGCGGGCACCGGGCTGCTGGCGACCTCGCTGCCGCCGACCCTCGCGGCCGGGCGCGTCCGCCCGCTGTACCGGCGTCCCGGCGGCGCCGAACCCAACCTGGCGCCGGGCCTGTTGGACGAGCTGGCCGCACGGCTCGGCTCCCGGCCCACGGCGGCGGACGTGCTGGCGTGGACACTGGCCGCCGTCCAGGCAGACCTGACCGTCCCGCTCACCGGGGACCCCGAGGTCTGGGCAAGGGGCGTGGCGACCGGCCGGCGCGCGCTGTGGCTGATGCTCCGGGACGGGGAGCGCCCCAAGCTGCCCGGCGGCCGCCGCCCGTACGTCCGCGCGCCGCTGCCCCCGTACCCGCGCACCCTGCGCTACGACACTGACGAGGAGACCCTGTTCCTGGACGAGGGCCGCGTCTCCCCCGTCCCCCGCGCCGCCTGGGAGCACGAGGTGGCCGGGGTCCGCACGCTGGAAGCCTGGTTCACCGCCCGTACGACCCCGGGCACCCCCGGCACCCTGGCCGCGATCGGCCCCCGCACCTGGCCGCAGAGCTGGACCTCGGAGCTGCTGGAGCTGATCACGGTACTGACCCTCCTGGCCGAACTCCCCGAGTCGGTGCCGGTGTCGGACCCGCTCACGGCAACCGCTCTCCGCACGGCCGGAGTTCTCCCGCCCGCACCTCCGACCCGCCGTCCCGCCTCGGTGCTGGACCACCAGGAGGAGGGCCCGGAGGGGCAGTTCGCCCTGCTCTAGCCAGATGCCGGGTGACAGCGGGAGCCCGCCGGGAGATCATCGCGGGCATGGATCTGCTGCCGCCGCCCCTGGAGGGCGTCACCGTCGTCGCCGTCGAACAGGCCGTGTCCGCGCCCTTCGCCACCCGCCAGCTGGCCGATCTGGGGGCCAGGGTGATCAAGGTGGAGCGGGTCGACGGCGGTGACTTCGCACGCGGTTACGACACCGCCGCCGAGGGGCTCGCCTCGCACTTCGTGTGGTGCAACCGGGGCAAGGAGTCCATCGCGCTGGACCTGAAGGACCCGCGCGGACTGGACGTCGTGCGGCGGCTGGTCGCGGACGCGGACGTGTTCGTGCAGAACCTCGCGCACGGCGCCGCGGCCCGCCTTGGCCTGGACGCGGCCACCCTGTGCGCGGCCGACCCGCGCCTGATCGCCGTGGACATCTCGGGGTACGGCGGCTCGGGGCCGTACGCGGACAAGGGGGCGTACGACATGCTCGTGCAGTGCGAGGCGGGGCTGGTGTCGGTGACCGGGACGCCCGAGCGGCCGGTGAAGGCGGGCATCCCGGCGGCGGACATCGCGGCGGCCATGTACGCCTTCTCCGGGGTGCTGGCCGCGCTGGTCAGGCGCGGTACGACCGGGCGGGGCGGTCCGGTGGAGGTGTCGATGCTGGAGGCGCTGGCCGAGTGGATGGGGCATCCGCTGCACCACACGATGCACGGGGGCGAACCCCCGGCGCGCACCGGTCTGGGGCACGCCGTCATCGTGCCGTACGACTCCTACGGAACGGCGGACGGCGGGCGGGTGATGCTGTCGGTGCAGAACGACCGGGAGTGGCGGCGGCTGGCCGAACAGGTACTGGACAGGCCGGAGTTGGCGCACGACCCGGCGTACGCGACCAACGCGGCGCGGGTGGCCGGGCGGGAGCGGACCGACACGCTGGTCGCCGGGGCGCTGGGCGCGCTGACGGCG comes from the Streptomyces seoulensis genome and includes:
- a CDS encoding CaiB/BaiF CoA transferase family protein, whose translation is MDLLPPPLEGVTVVAVEQAVSAPFATRQLADLGARVIKVERVDGGDFARGYDTAAEGLASHFVWCNRGKESIALDLKDPRGLDVVRRLVADADVFVQNLAHGAAARLGLDAATLCAADPRLIAVDISGYGGSGPYADKGAYDMLVQCEAGLVSVTGTPERPVKAGIPAADIAAAMYAFSGVLAALVRRGTTGRGGPVEVSMLEALAEWMGHPLHHTMHGGEPPARTGLGHAVIVPYDSYGTADGGRVMLSVQNDREWRRLAEQVLDRPELAHDPAYATNAARVAGRERTDTLVAGALGALTADEALARLEAAGIACARIRDLAELAEHPQLAARERWRRVGSPVGPLRALLPPITLPGGAETRLGDVPALGRHTDALLRAVGMTDDEIAALRRDGVAA
- a CDS encoding GntR family transcriptional regulator, encoding MTSFAPDSIVLNRKLPLWYQVSQSLRASILGRSPEDPLRLPTEERLAGHYGVSVLTMRQALKELEDEGLISRHRRRGTFIEPGVRRGAPVRLLGSVDAIVAQQSGMTAELLDAARVPVPPLWAEHFPDLDEVAVYHRLRGDAKTGEPTNHAVNHVRPELADRIDPADLARWPMTKVLRDVVGADISRITDTVEARLADPETARLLQVPLLSPILHYTGVTYDSAGRVLDVAVIQYRGDRFSFTVTLEAT
- a CDS encoding TetR/AcrR family transcriptional regulator codes for the protein MARHHVAVPHATSLRRAPVQRRSAERLTRILDACAALLDEVGYEALTTRAVAERAEVPIGSVYRFFGNKRQMADALAQRNLRHYAEHVTARLREAPPGDWRAAMDVILDEYLGMKRTAPGFALVDFGNQIPVGTRGAAPNTRVADRLGSLIAGYLGRTPDDDLRRVLLVAVESADTLIQLAFRADPDGDPAIIHETRELLRAYLGRVLDPAD
- the hmgA gene encoding homogentisate 1,2-dioxygenase, which translates into the protein MTDGGTSRVSGFERGGARKTAEALAYLTGFGNEHSSEAVPGALPDGRNSPQRAPLGLYAEQLSGTAFTEPRAHNRRSWLYRIRPSAAHPAFTRTANGAIRTAPFAETVPDPNRLRWSPLPEPLPGTDFLAGLWTLGGNGDATQRSGMAVHLYHANSSMERVFSDADGELLIVPERGGLLLHTEFGRLHVEPAHVALIPRGVRFRVELLDDSARGYVCENYGAPFRLPDLGPIGANGLANARDFRAPVAAYEEVEGPVEVVNKYCGNLWTATYDHSPLDVVAWHGNYVPYAYDLRRFNVIGTISYDHPDPSIFTVLTSPSDTPGLAGADFVVFAPRWLVGEDTFRPPYFHRNVMSEYMGLIEGAYDAKAEGFVPGGGSLHNMMSAHGPDRETFDRASAAELRPQRIDDGLAFMFETRWPIALTPDAARADHLQRDYDDVWRGLEPHFRTP
- a CDS encoding type ISP restriction/modification enzyme, which translates into the protein MPGVTYEDAPPLADLMPWSVAPLRPGRAWPTAPDPASLRARWTALLAAEGPEREALFEPTRSRTVHSAVAQLPGRSTGTERLARASGPCPEPVRVLAAPFDERWLIPDHRLLDLARPELWRVADERQVFVVEAGTGLLATSLPPTLAAGRVRPLYRRPGGAEPNLAPGLLDELAARLGSRPTAADVLAWTLAAVQADLTVPLTGDPEVWARGVATGRRALWLMLRDGERPKLPGGRRPYVRAPLPPYPRTLRYDTDEETLFLDEGRVSPVPRAAWEHEVAGVRTLEAWFTARTTPGTPGTLAAIGPRTWPQSWTSELLELITVLTLLAELPESVPVSDPLTATALRTAGVLPPAPPTRRPASVLDHQEEGPEGQFALL